The following proteins come from a genomic window of Dermacentor albipictus isolate Rhodes 1998 colony chromosome 8, USDA_Dalb.pri_finalv2, whole genome shotgun sequence:
- the LOC135920147 gene encoding uncharacterized protein isoform X1, with translation MTRAGNMLSWMISRKRELDLQEQAMRREQEANALEYEMKRRALQRDLQDRRRLAATRGTVLCIVGCGLALGALGVALTTVGVLLRGGPWKAPCIVAGPTCIVMGFLVLLLSVETIIKCRRAQRFQQSDSKETLLERALHKATGKTTKDTNVDDATTPSKSRRVAPGASGSGGAAGEAPGAAATVANSLLLDPQRLVEPLQVEESVADT, from the coding sequence GCAACATGCTGTCATGGATGATAAGCCGCAAGCGGGAGCTCGACCTGCAGGAGCAGGCCATGCGCCGCGAGCAGGAGGCCAACGCCCTCGAGTACGAGATGAAGAGGCGGGCACTGCAGCGAGACCTGCAGGACCGGAGGCGGTTGGCCGCTACTCGAGGCACTGTGCTCTGCATCGTGGGCTGCGGACTGGCGCTGGGCGCTCTGGGCGTGGCGCTCACCACGGTCGGCGTGTTGCTCCGCGGAGGGCCCTGGAAGGCGCCCTGCATCGTGGCTGGACCGACGTGCATCGTCATGGGCTTCCTCGTGCTACTGCTCTCGGTGGAGACCATCATCAAGTGCCGGCGAGCGCAACGCTTCCAGCAGTCAGACTCCAAGGAGACCCTCCTGGAGCGCGCCCTTCACAAGGCGACCGGAAAGACCACCAAGGACACGAACGTGGACGACGCCACGACGCCCAGCAAGTCCAGGAGGGTCGCGCCCGGTGCCAGCGGTAGCGGTGGTGCCGCGGGTGAGGCCCCTGGTGCTGCGGCCACGGTCGCGAACTCGCTGCTCCTGGACCCCCAGAGACTCGTCGAACCCTTGCAGGTTGAAGAAAGTGTCGCGGACACCTAG
- the LOC135920147 gene encoding uncharacterized protein isoform X2, which yields MLSWMISRKRELDLQEQAMRREQEANALEYEMKRRALQRDLQDRRRLAATRGTVLCIVGCGLALGALGVALTTVGVLLRGGPWKAPCIVAGPTCIVMGFLVLLLSVETIIKCRRAQRFQQSDSKETLLERALHKATGKTTKDTNVDDATTPSKSRRVAPGASGSGGAAGEAPGAAATVANSLLLDPQRLVEPLQVEESVADT from the coding sequence ATGCTGTCATGGATGATAAGCCGCAAGCGGGAGCTCGACCTGCAGGAGCAGGCCATGCGCCGCGAGCAGGAGGCCAACGCCCTCGAGTACGAGATGAAGAGGCGGGCACTGCAGCGAGACCTGCAGGACCGGAGGCGGTTGGCCGCTACTCGAGGCACTGTGCTCTGCATCGTGGGCTGCGGACTGGCGCTGGGCGCTCTGGGCGTGGCGCTCACCACGGTCGGCGTGTTGCTCCGCGGAGGGCCCTGGAAGGCGCCCTGCATCGTGGCTGGACCGACGTGCATCGTCATGGGCTTCCTCGTGCTACTGCTCTCGGTGGAGACCATCATCAAGTGCCGGCGAGCGCAACGCTTCCAGCAGTCAGACTCCAAGGAGACCCTCCTGGAGCGCGCCCTTCACAAGGCGACCGGAAAGACCACCAAGGACACGAACGTGGACGACGCCACGACGCCCAGCAAGTCCAGGAGGGTCGCGCCCGGTGCCAGCGGTAGCGGTGGTGCCGCGGGTGAGGCCCCTGGTGCTGCGGCCACGGTCGCGAACTCGCTGCTCCTGGACCCCCAGAGACTCGTCGAACCCTTGCAGGTTGAAGAAAGTGTCGCGGACACCTAG